A single window of Chitinophaga sp. XS-30 DNA harbors:
- a CDS encoding RNA polymerase sigma factor, with protein MTSHQGQFSHTQRQAAFEASVIRYWDKLLGIATAKTNPDDAPDVVQDVFLSLWEKWEEAPKDETLEYYLLHSLKLRIYNYYRTTSRYQAHLKALEHMLQETLEVVFVREDMQALRESFLDEALETLSPSQRQLFLLRTRHQYSYRKIAQLLNIEPASARVLYARALQQVKSYIHANPALAARLMSALILFTIP; from the coding sequence ATGACATCGCATCAAGGTCAGTTTTCTCATACACAGCGGCAGGCCGCCTTCGAAGCATCGGTGATCCGGTACTGGGACAAGTTGCTGGGCATTGCCACGGCCAAAACCAACCCTGATGATGCTCCGGACGTTGTGCAGGACGTTTTTCTTTCTTTATGGGAAAAATGGGAAGAGGCCCCCAAAGACGAAACCCTGGAATATTACCTGCTGCACTCCCTGAAACTGCGTATCTACAATTATTATCGCACCACCAGCCGTTACCAGGCCCATCTCAAGGCCCTGGAGCATATGCTGCAGGAGACGCTGGAAGTGGTTTTCGTACGGGAAGATATGCAGGCCCTCCGGGAATCTTTCCTGGATGAGGCGCTGGAAACCCTCTCGCCCTCCCAGCGGCAGCTTTTCCTGCTGCGGACCCGCCACCAGTATTCCTACCGCAAAATCGCGCAACTACTTAATATTGAACCCGCTTCCGCGCGGGTGCTGTATGCCCGGGCGCTGCAACAGGTGAAATCCTACATCCACGCCAACCCTGCTCTGGCAGCCCGTTTAATGTCAGCCCTCATTTTGTTTACAATTCCTTAA
- a CDS encoding S46 family peptidase, with amino-acid sequence MRRHLAGYLLLPVLFFVHLAANATEGMWLPHLLTNLNEKEMKGMGMKIGASDIYNVNKGSLKDAIVSFGGFCTGEIISSQGLLLTNHHCGYGSIQKHSSVQRNYLDNGFWARNRAEELPNEGLFATFIVRIEDVTKQALQGVTTQMNEEQRASLIGKNLGAVRSNIKKETYQDVVIKPFFEGNQYFLFVTETYKDIRLVGAPPSSIGKFGADTDNWVWPRHTGDFSIFRIYAGKDNKPAEYSPDNVPLSPKHFLPVSLDGVAENDFTMVFGFSGRTSEYLPSEALKLTVEGQDPAKVAMRDAALKVIDGFMRKDEQIKIQYASKFAGTANAWKKWIGEMQGVRATGGIQRKLKYEERFRQLASPAQRNVLDSLNILYKQSAPFAVARDHYIELTRNVEMLNFANDAVTMLQETRVKGESHYDELREQFLAKMKSLYSNYNNDVDREVAAALLDIYFSEVPSRMIGGEGYQVWMETNKDGKATAARMYSQSAFTAYEKLAAFFAQPFNTVSEAVWKDPATRLLIGLRNGFIDNVGEPYDALQPDIARLQRAYMQAQMDVLKGRRFYPDANSTLRITYGKVNGYVPRDAVEYGISTTLDGVMEKYKPGDYEFDVPEKLRSLWEQKDYGPYGEKGKMPVCFIASNHTTGGNSGSPALDAYGNLIGLNFDRTWEGTMSDINYDASICRNIMVDIRYVLFIIDKFAGAKHLVDEMKLVHPKKKTVVPARKAA; translated from the coding sequence ATGAGGCGACATCTGGCCGGGTACCTGCTCTTACCGGTACTCTTTTTTGTGCATCTTGCCGCAAATGCCACGGAAGGCATGTGGCTGCCCCATCTGCTGACCAACCTGAATGAAAAGGAAATGAAAGGCATGGGCATGAAGATCGGCGCATCCGATATCTACAATGTTAATAAAGGCAGCCTGAAAGATGCCATCGTAAGCTTCGGCGGCTTCTGCACAGGCGAGATCATTTCTTCACAGGGACTGCTGCTCACCAATCATCACTGCGGTTACGGCTCCATTCAGAAACATTCTTCCGTTCAGCGGAATTATCTGGACAATGGTTTCTGGGCCCGTAACCGGGCGGAGGAGCTTCCCAATGAAGGGCTGTTTGCCACCTTTATCGTGAGGATAGAAGATGTCACAAAGCAGGCTTTGCAGGGTGTTACAACGCAGATGAACGAAGAACAGCGGGCTTCCCTTATCGGCAAGAACCTTGGCGCTGTTCGCAGCAATATCAAAAAAGAGACTTACCAGGATGTAGTGATCAAGCCTTTTTTTGAAGGCAACCAGTACTTTCTGTTCGTTACGGAAACCTATAAAGATATCCGGCTGGTAGGCGCTCCGCCTTCTTCCATCGGGAAGTTCGGCGCGGATACGGACAACTGGGTGTGGCCGCGGCATACCGGCGATTTTTCGATCTTCCGCATCTATGCGGGGAAAGACAATAAACCGGCGGAATATTCGCCGGACAATGTGCCGCTGAGCCCCAAACATTTTCTTCCTGTTTCGCTGGATGGTGTTGCGGAGAATGATTTTACGATGGTATTCGGTTTCTCGGGCCGTACCAGCGAATACCTGCCTTCCGAAGCGCTGAAGCTCACCGTGGAAGGGCAGGACCCCGCCAAAGTGGCCATGCGCGATGCGGCATTGAAAGTGATCGACGGGTTCATGCGTAAAGATGAGCAGATCAAGATACAATATGCTTCCAAATTCGCCGGCACGGCCAATGCCTGGAAGAAATGGATCGGGGAGATGCAGGGGGTGCGTGCTACCGGCGGTATTCAGCGGAAGCTGAAATATGAGGAGCGTTTCCGCCAGCTGGCCAGCCCCGCGCAGCGCAATGTGCTGGATTCGCTGAACATCCTCTACAAACAGTCCGCTCCTTTTGCGGTAGCCCGCGATCACTATATCGAACTGACCCGCAACGTAGAGATGCTGAACTTTGCCAATGATGCGGTAACTATGCTGCAGGAGACGCGTGTTAAAGGCGAAAGCCACTACGATGAGTTGCGGGAGCAGTTCCTCGCCAAAATGAAATCGCTGTACAGCAATTACAATAATGATGTGGACCGGGAGGTGGCTGCCGCCTTGCTGGATATCTATTTTTCAGAAGTGCCGTCCCGTATGATCGGCGGAGAAGGATACCAGGTGTGGATGGAAACGAATAAGGACGGGAAGGCCACTGCAGCCCGGATGTACAGCCAGTCCGCTTTCACGGCTTACGAAAAACTGGCGGCCTTTTTTGCTCAGCCCTTCAATACCGTGTCTGAAGCGGTATGGAAAGACCCCGCCACCCGCCTGCTCATCGGCCTGCGCAATGGCTTTATCGATAACGTCGGGGAGCCGTATGACGCCCTTCAGCCGGACATCGCCAGGCTGCAGCGTGCTTACATGCAGGCGCAGATGGACGTGCTGAAAGGCCGCCGTTTTTATCCCGATGCCAACAGCACGCTGCGCATCACCTACGGTAAAGTGAACGGCTATGTTCCGCGGGATGCTGTGGAATATGGCATTTCCACCACGCTGGATGGTGTGATGGAAAAATACAAACCCGGCGATTATGAGTTCGATGTGCCCGAAAAGCTGCGCAGCCTCTGGGAGCAAAAGGACTATGGCCCATACGGAGAGAAAGGAAAGATGCCGGTATGCTTCATCGCGTCCAATCATACCACCGGCGGGAATTCCGGCAGCCCGGCACTGGATGCATACGGCAATCTCATTGGTCTGAATTTCGACCGTACCTGGGAAGGTACCATGAGCGATATCAATTACGATGCGTCTATCTGCAGAAATATTATGGTGGACATCCGGTATGTGCTGTTCATTATCGACAAGTTTGCCGGAGCAAAGCATCTGGTGGACGAAATGAAGCTGGTGCATCCGAAAAAGAAAACCGTAGTGCCTGCGCGGAAAGCGGCATAA
- a CDS encoding bifunctional 2-polyprenyl-6-hydroxyphenol methylase/3-demethylubiquinol 3-O-methyltransferase UbiG: MSRIQYQQCPICGSQKISRQLTAKDHTVSGEAFDIWECGDCTGRFTQNIPDIHHIGSYYQSAEYISHSETKEGLINRMYHSVRKITMRSKQNWVKSSAGVKQGRLLDIGSGSGAFLHYMQQLGWEVTGLEPDAGARENARKLYNLDTLSTEALFQLPHAQFDCITMWHVLEHVHDLHGYLEQIRKLLKPGGALLIAVPNYTSTDARSYGSHWAAYDVPRHLYHFSPASMQILLQQHGLSIVQKHPMVFDAFYVSLLSEKYRSGGMIKAGWNGLRSYWKAWRHVDKCSSIVYECRQAD, from the coding sequence ATGAGTCGTATCCAATACCAACAATGCCCGATCTGCGGATCGCAGAAGATCAGCCGGCAGCTTACAGCAAAAGACCATACCGTATCCGGCGAAGCTTTTGACATATGGGAATGCGGCGACTGTACAGGCAGGTTCACGCAGAACATCCCGGATATCCATCACATCGGCAGCTATTACCAGTCCGCCGAATACATCTCCCATTCAGAAACAAAGGAAGGCCTTATCAACAGGATGTACCATAGTGTGCGCAAGATCACCATGCGCTCCAAGCAGAACTGGGTAAAATCCTCCGCCGGCGTAAAACAGGGCCGCCTGCTGGATATCGGCAGCGGTTCCGGCGCATTCCTGCATTACATGCAACAGCTGGGATGGGAAGTGACCGGGTTGGAGCCGGATGCGGGCGCACGGGAGAATGCACGGAAACTGTACAACCTCGATACCTTGTCCACCGAAGCGCTTTTCCAATTGCCGCATGCGCAGTTCGACTGCATCACCATGTGGCATGTGCTGGAACATGTACATGATCTGCACGGCTACCTGGAACAGATCCGCAAGCTGCTAAAACCCGGCGGCGCGCTGCTCATTGCCGTACCCAACTATACTTCTACCGATGCGCGCAGCTACGGCAGCCACTGGGCGGCATACGATGTGCCGCGGCATCTCTATCATTTCTCTCCTGCATCCATGCAAATACTGCTGCAACAGCACGGGCTAAGCATCGTGCAGAAACATCCGATGGTGTTTGATGCGTTCTATGTGAGCCTGCTGAGTGAGAAATACCGTTCCGGCGGAATGATCAAAGCGGGATGGAACGGACTGCGGTCCTACTGGAAGGCCTGGCGGCATGTGGACAAATGCAGTTCAATTGTGTATGAATGCAGGCAGGCGGATTGA
- a CDS encoding methylmalonyl-CoA mutase, whose amino-acid sequence MEKKIRTDSDIAIQPLYTNPVPMTEMPGSFPFTRGIHASMYRDKLWTMRQYAGFSTAEESNKRYHYLLGQGVMGLSVAFDLPTQIGYDSDHPMSEGEVGKVGVAIDSLEDMEILFSGIDLEKVSTSMTINATGFILLALYIALAKKQGADLQKISGTIQNDILKEYAARGTFIYPPQPSMRLITDIFDYCSREVPKWNTISISGYHIREAGANAVQELAFTLSNGKAYLKAALEKGLDINVFAKRLSFFFNAHNHLFEEVAKFRAARRMWAQITKELGATDAKAQMLRFHTQTGGSTLTAQQPHNNIVRVAVQTLAATLGGTQSLHTNGYDEAISLPTEAAARIALRTQQIIGYESGIADTVDPLAGSFYVEALTNEVESRAWDLIGKIDAMGGSVSAIEQGFIQDEIARSAYQYQQEIENGEKVIVGVNKFTVKEETADDVFRIDDSIRTLQSEKLASLRTRRDNRKANDLLAGLQAKAQTTENLMPLVVEAVENYCTLGEIADALRKVWGEYRGI is encoded by the coding sequence ATGGAAAAGAAGATCAGGACCGATTCGGATATTGCAATACAGCCCTTGTACACCAATCCTGTGCCGATGACGGAAATGCCGGGAAGTTTCCCCTTCACCCGGGGCATCCATGCATCCATGTACCGGGACAAATTATGGACCATGCGGCAGTATGCCGGTTTCAGTACAGCGGAGGAGTCCAACAAACGTTATCATTATCTGCTGGGCCAGGGCGTAATGGGGCTCAGCGTGGCATTCGACCTGCCTACCCAGATCGGGTATGACTCCGATCACCCCATGTCCGAAGGAGAAGTAGGAAAAGTTGGCGTAGCCATCGATTCGCTGGAAGATATGGAGATACTTTTCTCCGGCATCGACCTGGAAAAGGTATCTACTTCCATGACCATCAATGCCACAGGCTTCATCCTGCTGGCACTTTACATTGCCCTCGCAAAAAAGCAGGGGGCGGACCTGCAAAAGATCTCCGGCACCATTCAGAATGATATCCTCAAGGAATATGCCGCCCGCGGCACTTTTATTTATCCCCCGCAGCCTTCCATGCGGCTGATCACAGACATCTTCGACTATTGCAGCCGGGAAGTGCCGAAGTGGAACACCATTTCCATCAGCGGCTACCATATCCGCGAAGCAGGCGCCAACGCCGTGCAGGAACTGGCATTTACGCTCTCTAACGGCAAGGCATATCTGAAAGCGGCGCTGGAAAAAGGGCTTGACATCAATGTATTCGCCAAACGGCTGAGTTTCTTTTTCAATGCGCATAACCATCTCTTCGAGGAAGTGGCCAAATTCCGCGCCGCGCGCAGGATGTGGGCGCAGATCACGAAAGAGCTGGGCGCTACCGACGCCAAAGCGCAAATGCTCCGCTTCCATACGCAAACCGGTGGCAGTACGCTCACGGCCCAGCAACCGCATAACAATATCGTGAGGGTAGCCGTGCAAACACTGGCGGCCACACTTGGCGGCACACAGTCGCTGCACACCAACGGTTATGACGAGGCCATTTCCCTGCCCACCGAAGCCGCTGCCCGCATTGCCCTGCGCACCCAGCAGATCATCGGTTATGAAAGCGGTATTGCCGATACGGTGGACCCGCTGGCCGGATCTTTTTACGTGGAAGCGCTGACCAATGAAGTGGAATCCCGCGCCTGGGACCTGATCGGCAAAATAGACGCCATGGGCGGCTCCGTCAGCGCCATTGAACAGGGGTTCATACAGGACGAGATCGCCCGCAGCGCATACCAGTACCAGCAGGAGATCGAGAACGGCGAAAAGGTCATCGTAGGCGTAAACAAATTCACCGTCAAAGAAGAAACGGCGGATGATGTATTCCGTATAGACGACAGTATCCGTACCCTGCAATCTGAAAAACTGGCATCGCTCCGCACCCGCCGGGACAACCGGAAAGCAAACGACCTGCTGGCTGGCTTACAGGCAAAAGCGCAGACCACGGAAAACCTGATGCCGCTGGTAGTGGAAGCCGTGGAAAACTATTGCACCCTCGGCGAGATCGCAGATGCCCTGCGGAAGGTCTGGGGTGAATACCGGGGTATATAA